From Alcaligenes faecalis, the proteins below share one genomic window:
- a CDS encoding AMP-binding protein: protein MNHAGIIDLVPASLRQRWIEDGTYPNKPVFTLFAEKAQAHPDKLAVLSPEGNISYSALMDAALRLAGSLRRAGIMAGDVVAYQLSNHWVCCAIDLAAAALGAIVAPFPPGRGKLDIQSLVRRCDARAVIVPHEYAGIDLCEVIESLRPTLLSLRVLIVQGPSRPGWMTLDSLFEGEPLALSELPVVSPNSPVRLLVSSGTESEPKLVAYSHNALVGGRGRFLQRISPNDVEFRGMYLVPLGSSFGSTATFGVLCWLGGSLVVLPKFDVPSAIAAINAFKPSFILGVPTMFQRIAAAPELEKADKASLRGLIVGGSVIDEATVRRCVEAFDCGFISLYGSADGVNCHNTLDDPIEVVLSSVGTPNPQVCEIRLIDDEGAEVPQGEVGEITARGPLSPMQYVNAPELDAQYRDEQGWVKTGDLGYINAQGQLVLAGRKKDIIIRGGANISPVQIEGLVMAHPDVVTVACVPVPDADLGQRICLCVTVREGVPRFSLKEITDFLREQGLEVNKLPEYLRFYRSLPLTPAGKIDKRALAADAAALGSGAKTAAGIAA, encoded by the coding sequence ATGAATCACGCTGGCATCATCGATCTGGTCCCTGCGTCATTGCGCCAACGCTGGATAGAGGACGGTACCTACCCGAACAAGCCGGTCTTTACGCTGTTCGCGGAAAAAGCCCAGGCTCATCCGGACAAGCTGGCGGTGCTCTCGCCGGAAGGCAATATCAGCTATAGCGCCTTGATGGACGCGGCTCTGCGTCTGGCAGGCAGCTTGCGTCGGGCAGGGATTATGGCGGGCGACGTGGTGGCGTATCAGCTCAGCAACCATTGGGTGTGCTGCGCCATTGATCTGGCCGCCGCTGCTTTGGGGGCGATTGTGGCGCCTTTCCCACCCGGACGGGGCAAGCTGGATATTCAGTCGCTGGTGCGTCGTTGCGATGCACGGGCGGTGATTGTGCCGCATGAATATGCAGGCATTGATTTGTGCGAAGTGATCGAGTCCTTGCGGCCTACGCTGCTGTCCTTGCGTGTCCTGATTGTGCAAGGCCCATCGCGTCCGGGCTGGATGACTTTGGATTCCTTGTTCGAGGGCGAGCCTTTGGCCTTGTCCGAATTGCCGGTGGTGTCACCCAATTCGCCCGTGCGCTTGCTGGTGTCTTCGGGCACCGAGTCCGAGCCCAAGCTGGTGGCCTATTCGCATAATGCGCTGGTGGGTGGACGCGGCCGATTCCTGCAACGCATTTCTCCCAATGATGTGGAGTTCCGGGGCATGTATCTGGTGCCGCTGGGTTCTTCATTTGGCTCTACGGCCACCTTCGGCGTGCTGTGCTGGCTGGGTGGTTCTTTGGTGGTCTTGCCCAAGTTTGATGTGCCTAGTGCGATTGCCGCCATCAATGCCTTCAAACCCAGCTTTATTCTGGGCGTGCCCACCATGTTCCAGCGTATTGCGGCTGCACCTGAACTGGAGAAGGCTGATAAAGCCAGCTTGCGCGGCTTGATTGTGGGTGGTTCAGTCATTGACGAAGCCACAGTACGCCGTTGCGTGGAAGCGTTTGATTGCGGCTTCATCAGCCTGTACGGCTCGGCCGATGGGGTGAACTGCCACAACACGCTGGACGATCCCATCGAAGTGGTCTTGAGCAGTGTGGGGACCCCCAATCCGCAAGTGTGCGAGATCCGTCTGATTGATGACGAGGGTGCCGAAGTGCCGCAAGGTGAAGTAGGCGAAATCACCGCACGTGGTCCCTTGAGCCCCATGCAATATGTGAACGCCCCGGAACTGGATGCCCAGTATCGGGACGAGCAGGGTTGGGTGAAAACGGGCGATCTGGGTTACATCAATGCCCAAGGGCAGTTGGTGCTGGCGGGCCGCAAGAAAGACATCATCATTCGTGGTGGTGCGAACATCAGCCCGGTGCAAATTGAAGGTTTGGTCATGGCTCACCCGGATGTGGTTACCGTGGCTTGCGTGCCGGTCCCCGATGCGGATCTGGGTCAGCGTATTTGCTTGTGCGTGACAGTGCGTGAAGGCGTGCCGCGTTTCTCCCTGAAAGAGATCACCGACTTCTTGCGTGAGCAGGGTCTGGAAGTGAACAAGTTGCCCGAGTATCTGCGCTTTTACCGCAGCTTGCCGCTGACGCCTGCGGGCAAGATCGACAAGCGCGCCTTGGCTGCTGATGCTGCTGCATTGGGTTCCGGGGCCAAGACTGCAGCGGGGATAGCAGCATGA
- a CDS encoding CynX/NimT family MFS transporter, giving the protein MMLSTRASRSPWVLASLMTLAMGMPMMVFYAIGVLGPQIIQDLGISREQLGWLTTSTFGLAALLSPWAGALVQRMGNRHGLFLLFLLVAMSFSLIAVLPGFWGVLTALLLCGLAQSLANPVTNQAIAQLVPAERKAGLVGIKQSGVQASALLAGLVLPTLAYKLGWRGAFVVWVPAMLCLSYFALQLLPARASTAAGSMSWRLPWPSQQLWLLMAIQLCAGLVLSSFITFLGVFAQQLGVSPYWIGMLVSGFGVMGIVSRVLLTPIAARFGDETLLLGILFVIPIVALLLMMMAAPDRLWPLGAGVLAIGLTLVATNAIAMSMLLRDARFGAPARTAGLLSVGFFGGFAFGPPLFGVLLRSPEGFAAAWPFLMGILVCASLLCLILYQVRRMAKGE; this is encoded by the coding sequence ATGATGCTATCGACACGGGCAAGCCGTTCTCCCTGGGTGTTGGCCAGTTTGATGACTCTGGCGATGGGTATGCCCATGATGGTGTTCTACGCCATCGGCGTCCTGGGCCCGCAAATCATTCAGGATCTGGGCATCTCGCGCGAGCAACTGGGGTGGTTGACCACCAGCACCTTTGGGCTGGCTGCCTTGCTTTCGCCGTGGGCGGGGGCCTTGGTGCAGCGCATGGGCAATCGGCACGGTTTGTTTTTGCTGTTCCTGCTGGTGGCCATGTCCTTTAGCCTGATTGCGGTGTTGCCGGGTTTCTGGGGTGTGCTGACGGCCTTGCTCTTGTGCGGCCTGGCGCAGTCCTTGGCCAACCCGGTGACCAATCAGGCCATTGCCCAGTTGGTACCGGCAGAGCGCAAGGCGGGGCTGGTTGGTATCAAGCAGTCCGGCGTGCAGGCTTCGGCCTTGCTGGCCGGTCTGGTCCTACCCACCCTGGCCTACAAACTGGGGTGGCGGGGGGCGTTTGTGGTGTGGGTACCTGCCATGCTGTGCCTGTCCTACTTTGCCCTGCAGCTTTTGCCAGCCAGAGCCAGCACTGCAGCTGGCAGCATGTCCTGGCGCTTGCCCTGGCCCAGCCAACAGCTTTGGCTATTGATGGCCATTCAGCTGTGCGCGGGTCTGGTGCTGTCGTCCTTCATCACTTTTCTGGGTGTTTTTGCGCAGCAGCTGGGCGTGTCGCCGTACTGGATAGGGATGTTGGTCAGTGGCTTTGGGGTGATGGGGATTGTGTCCCGAGTGCTCTTGACGCCTATCGCTGCCCGCTTTGGTGATGAAACCTTGTTGCTGGGCATCCTGTTTGTCATCCCGATTGTGGCCTTGTTGCTGATGATGATGGCCGCACCGGACAGGCTTTGGCCCTTGGGAGCCGGCGTGCTGGCCATTGGCCTGACCCTGGTGGCGACCAATGCAATTGCCATGAGCATGTTGCTGCGAGATGCCCGCTTTGGAGCACCGGCTCGTACAGCAGGGCTGTTGTCCGTCGGGTTCTTTGGTGGCTTTGCCTTTGGCCCGCCACTGTTTGGTGTGCTGCTGCGCTCGCCCGAAGGCTTTGCCGCTGCCTGGCCTTTCCTGATGGGCATTCTGGTGTGCGCCAGCTTGTTGTGCCTGATTCTGTACCAGGTTCGTCGCATGGCGAAAGGGGAATGA
- a CDS encoding acyl-CoA dehydrogenase family protein — protein MSHLAISSAALSRKLRQFVDTEIIPNEVILAQGDNLARELTLDLTRRAQQAGLFGSFYPMHRGGRIASLVEYLPVAEQEGRSEYGPGIFGADATLDAYMLSHHGSASVKQRFLTPLLKGDAVSSYAMSEPDSIGSIPATMQCQARLKDGQWHVNGRKWFICRAQLASFATVVARSADGPVNESLSMVIVPTDAAGFKVVRPLPLLGRYQGQNELLFNNVTVPEDYVLGSAGQGIALMQKRLALGRILRSVQWLGLAQRSFEIMCERIHSERGELARLADKQLVRARVYQVYRAITSARCLLREAAVKFDAGLPNSVEVNVAKLAASDAVSEAADSAIQIMGAEGLADWSPLSGIYRAARTTHILDGADDALISTVGKHLLQAHYAIQETADMNKAVA, from the coding sequence ATGAGCCACCTTGCCATCTCCAGCGCGGCCTTGAGCCGCAAGCTGCGGCAGTTTGTGGATACCGAGATCATCCCCAACGAGGTAATTCTGGCACAGGGAGATAATCTGGCCCGCGAGCTGACTCTGGACCTGACACGCCGCGCTCAACAGGCGGGTTTGTTCGGCAGTTTTTACCCCATGCATCGCGGCGGTCGGATCGCCAGTTTGGTCGAATACTTGCCCGTGGCTGAACAGGAAGGACGCTCCGAATATGGCCCCGGCATTTTCGGGGCAGATGCCACGCTGGATGCGTATATGTTGAGTCATCATGGCTCGGCCAGCGTCAAACAGCGCTTTCTGACGCCCTTGCTCAAGGGCGATGCAGTGTCCAGTTACGCCATGTCCGAGCCGGACAGCATTGGTTCCATTCCGGCCACCATGCAATGTCAGGCCCGCCTGAAAGACGGGCAATGGCATGTGAATGGCCGCAAGTGGTTTATTTGCCGGGCGCAACTGGCCAGCTTCGCGACCGTGGTGGCGCGCAGCGCGGACGGTCCCGTGAATGAGTCCTTGTCCATGGTGATCGTGCCCACGGATGCGGCGGGCTTTAAAGTCGTGCGCCCCTTGCCTTTGCTGGGACGTTATCAGGGGCAGAACGAGCTGCTGTTCAACAATGTGACCGTGCCGGAGGACTATGTTCTGGGCAGCGCCGGGCAGGGCATTGCCTTGATGCAAAAGCGCCTGGCTCTGGGCCGTATTCTGCGATCCGTGCAATGGTTGGGCTTGGCGCAACGCAGCTTTGAAATCATGTGCGAGCGCATTCATTCAGAGCGCGGAGAACTGGCCCGTCTGGCAGACAAGCAACTGGTTCGGGCGCGGGTCTATCAGGTGTATCGCGCCATTACCTCGGCTCGGTGCTTGCTGCGTGAAGCCGCCGTCAAGTTCGATGCGGGCTTGCCCAATTCCGTGGAGGTGAATGTGGCCAAGCTGGCGGCGTCGGATGCGGTCAGCGAGGCGGCAGATTCCGCTATCCAGATCATGGGGGCCGAAGGGCTGGCCGATTGGAGCCCCTTGTCCGGCATTTACCGGGCAGCGCGTACCACGCATATTCTGGATGGGGCGGACGATGCCTTGATCAGTACGGTCGGCAAGCACTTGCTGCAAGCCCACTACGCCATTCAGGAGACGGCAGACATGAACAAGGCAGTCGCATGA